A section of the Rummeliibacillus pycnus genome encodes:
- the rpoC gene encoding DNA-directed RNA polymerase subunit beta', with translation MIDVNNFEYMKIGLASPDKIRSWSYGEVKKPETINYRTLKPEKDGLFCERIFGPTKDWECHCGKYKRVRYKGVVCDRCGVEVTRAKVRRERMGHIELAAPVSHIWYFKGIPSRMGLILDMSPRALEEVIYFASYVVIDPADTPLEKKQLLSEKEYRAYREKYGKTFEAAMGAEAIKQLLQEIDLDKETEALKEELKTAQGQRRTRAIKRLEVVESFRHSGNRPEWMILDVLPVIPPELRPMVQLDGGRFATSDLNDLYRRVINRNNRLKRLLDLGAPGIIVQNEKRMLQEAVDALIDNGRRGRPVTGPGNRPLKSLSHMLKGKQGRFRQNLLGKRVDYSGRSVIVVGPSLKMYQCGLPKGMAIELFKPFVMKELVERGLAHNIKSAKRKIERMHEEVWDVLEDIMKEHPVLLNRAPTLHRLGIQAFEPTLIEGKAIRLHPLVCTAYNADFDGDQMAVHVPLSAEAQAEARLLMLAAQNILNPKDGKPVVTPSQDMVLGNYYLTLERQGAVGEGTIFYGPDELNVAYQNSEVHLHSRIAIKASSLNNKTFTEEQNNKLLITTVGKVIFNEILDDSFPYINEPTTSNLQDGTPDKYFVPTTTNVKEHIASQEVIKPFTKKYLGKIIAEVFSRYHITETSKMLDRLKDLGFKFSTKAGISIGISDIIVLPGKQEILHHAQEQVDKVMKQFRRGLITEEERYDRVISFWSAAKDEIQSKLMDSLPAENPIFMMSDSGARGNASNFTQLAGMRGLMANPAGRIIELPIKSSFREGLTVLEYFISTHGARKGLADTALKTADSGYLTRRLVDVAQDVIVREDDCGTDRGLTITSLKEGTEIIESLEERMTGRYAKKTIRHPETNEVMVARDDLITAELARKIVEVGIEEVTIRSAFTCNTKHGVCKKCYGMNLATGDKVEVGEAVGIIAAQSIGEPGTQLTMRTFHQGGVAGADITQGLPRIQEIFESRNPKGQAVITEIAGVVTDIDEVRDGQKEITVQGAVETRKYLAPYNARLKVQINDQVKHGQILTEGSIDPKELLKVTDVASVEEYLLKEVQKVYRMQGVEIGDKHIEVMVRQMLRKVRVIEAGETELLPGTLLDIHQFSEANAEAVHAGKIPATCRPVILGITKASLETESFLSAASFQETTRVLTDAAIKGKRDELLGLKENVILGKLVPAGTGMQRYRQIKIAESEAEKTEETIAAE, from the coding sequence TTGATAGACGTTAATAATTTTGAGTACATGAAAATCGGTTTGGCTTCACCTGATAAAATTCGCTCATGGTCTTATGGAGAAGTAAAAAAACCAGAAACTATTAACTATCGTACACTTAAACCAGAAAAAGATGGTTTGTTCTGTGAACGCATATTCGGACCTACAAAGGACTGGGAATGTCATTGCGGTAAATACAAACGCGTACGCTATAAAGGTGTAGTTTGCGATCGTTGTGGTGTAGAAGTAACACGTGCAAAAGTACGTCGTGAACGTATGGGTCACATCGAGTTAGCTGCTCCAGTTTCGCATATTTGGTATTTTAAAGGCATTCCAAGCCGTATGGGGCTAATTTTGGATATGTCACCTCGTGCACTTGAAGAAGTAATTTACTTTGCTTCTTATGTAGTAATCGATCCAGCAGACACACCACTTGAGAAAAAACAATTGCTTTCAGAAAAAGAATACCGTGCATACCGCGAAAAATACGGTAAAACTTTTGAAGCTGCAATGGGTGCAGAAGCTATTAAGCAATTGCTACAAGAAATTGACCTTGATAAAGAAACAGAAGCACTTAAAGAAGAACTTAAAACAGCACAAGGCCAACGCCGTACACGTGCTATAAAACGTTTAGAAGTTGTTGAATCGTTCCGTCATTCAGGTAACCGTCCAGAATGGATGATTTTAGATGTACTTCCTGTAATTCCACCAGAATTACGTCCAATGGTACAACTAGATGGTGGTCGATTTGCAACATCTGACTTAAATGACTTATATCGTCGAGTTATTAACCGTAATAATCGTTTGAAACGCCTTCTTGATCTTGGAGCTCCTGGAATTATCGTTCAAAACGAAAAACGTATGCTTCAAGAAGCGGTAGATGCTTTAATCGATAATGGTCGTCGCGGTCGCCCAGTTACTGGCCCTGGTAACCGTCCATTAAAATCTCTTTCCCACATGTTAAAAGGTAAACAAGGCCGTTTCCGCCAAAACTTACTTGGTAAACGTGTTGACTACTCTGGCCGTTCTGTAATCGTAGTAGGTCCATCACTTAAAATGTACCAATGTGGTCTTCCAAAAGGTATGGCAATTGAATTGTTTAAACCTTTTGTAATGAAAGAGCTTGTTGAACGTGGTTTAGCACATAATATCAAATCTGCAAAACGTAAAATTGAACGTATGCATGAAGAAGTATGGGATGTACTTGAAGACATCATGAAAGAACATCCAGTTTTACTTAACCGTGCACCGACCCTTCATAGACTTGGTATCCAAGCGTTCGAACCAACTCTAATTGAAGGTAAAGCAATTCGTCTTCACCCATTAGTATGTACAGCATACAACGCTGACTTCGATGGTGACCAAATGGCGGTTCACGTTCCATTATCAGCTGAAGCACAAGCTGAAGCACGTTTGTTAATGCTTGCAGCACAAAACATCTTAAATCCTAAAGATGGTAAACCAGTCGTAACACCTTCTCAAGATATGGTATTAGGTAATTACTACTTAACACTTGAACGTCAAGGTGCTGTTGGTGAAGGTACAATCTTCTATGGACCAGACGAATTAAATGTTGCTTATCAAAACAGTGAAGTACATTTGCATTCTCGTATTGCAATTAAAGCTTCATCTTTAAATAACAAAACATTTACTGAAGAACAAAATAATAAATTGTTGATTACAACTGTAGGTAAAGTTATCTTCAATGAAATCCTAGATGATTCTTTCCCTTACATCAATGAACCAACAACTTCAAACTTACAAGATGGCACACCAGATAAATACTTTGTTCCAACAACAACTAACGTTAAGGAACATATAGCATCTCAAGAAGTTATTAAACCATTTACGAAAAAATATCTAGGTAAAATTATTGCTGAAGTATTTTCACGTTATCACATTACTGAAACATCTAAGATGCTTGACCGTCTAAAAGACCTTGGTTTCAAATTCTCTACTAAAGCTGGTATTTCAATTGGTATCTCAGATATCATCGTATTACCTGGTAAACAAGAAATTTTACACCATGCACAAGAACAAGTAGATAAAGTAATGAAACAATTCCGCCGTGGTTTAATTACTGAAGAAGAACGATACGATCGTGTTATTTCATTCTGGAGTGCTGCAAAAGATGAAATCCAATCTAAACTGATGGACTCACTTCCAGCAGAAAACCCAATCTTCATGATGAGTGACTCTGGTGCCCGTGGTAACGCATCTAACTTTACACAACTTGCTGGTATGCGTGGCTTGATGGCCAACCCAGCTGGTCGTATTATTGAACTTCCAATCAAATCTTCATTCCGTGAAGGTTTAACAGTATTGGAATACTTCATCTCTACTCACGGTGCGCGTAAAGGTCTTGCCGATACAGCACTTAAAACAGCTGACTCAGGTTATCTTACTCGTCGTCTAGTAGACGTTGCACAAGATGTTATCGTTCGTGAGGATGATTGTGGTACTGACCGTGGTTTAACGATTACTTCTCTAAAAGAAGGAACAGAAATCATCGAATCATTAGAAGAACGTATGACTGGCCGTTATGCTAAGAAAACAATACGTCATCCAGAAACAAACGAAGTAATGGTAGCGAGAGACGATTTAATTACAGCTGAACTTGCTCGTAAAATTGTTGAAGTTGGTATTGAAGAAGTAACAATTCGATCTGCATTTACATGTAACACTAAACATGGTGTATGTAAAAAATGTTATGGTATGAACTTAGCAACAGGTGATAAAGTTGAAGTGGGTGAAGCAGTTGGTATCATCGCTGCTCAATCTATCGGTGAACCAGGTACACAATTAACAATGCGTACATTCCACCAAGGTGGTGTAGCAGGTGCCGATATCACTCAAGGTCTTCCACGTATTCAAGAAATCTTTGAATCACGTAACCCTAAAGGTCAAGCTGTTATCACTGAAATTGCTGGTGTTGTTACAGATATCGATGAAGTTCGTGATGGTCAAAAAGAAATTACAGTTCAAGGTGCAGTAGAAACTCGTAAATATTTGGCTCCATATAATGCACGTTTAAAAGTACAAATAAACGATCAAGTTAAACATGGTCAAATTCTTACAGAAGGTTCTATAGATCCTAAAGAATTATTAAAAGTAACAGATGTTGCTTCAGTTGAAGAATATCTATTAAAAGAAGTCCAAAAAGTATATCGTATGCAAGGTGTAGAAATCGGAGATAAACACATCGAAGTAATGGTTCGCCAAATGCTTCGTAAAGTACGTGTTATTGAAGCTGGTGAAACTGAATTACTACCAGGTACATTACTTGATATTCACCAATTCTCTGAAGCAAATGCTGAAGCTGTACATGCGGGTAAAATCCCTGCAACATGTCGCCCAGTAATCCTTGGTATTACAAAAGCTTCTCTTGAAACAGAATCATTCCTATCTGCTGCATCGTTCCAAGAAACAACTCGTGTCTTAACAGATGCTGCAATTAAAGGTAAACGTGATGAATTACTTGGTCTTAAAGAAAATGTTATCTTAGGTAAACTTGTTCCAGCTGGTACAGGTATGCAACGCTATCGTCAAATTAAAATTGCGGAAAGTGAAGCAGAAAAAACAGAAGAAACAATTGCTGCTGAGTAA
- the fusA gene encoding elongation factor G, which produces MTREFSLENTRNIGIMAHIDAGKTTTTERILYYTGKIHKIGETHEGASQMDWMEQEQERGITITSAATTAQWKGHRVNIIDTPGHVDFTVEVERSLRVLDGAVTVLDAQSGVEPQTETVWRQATTYGVPRIVFINKMDKIGADFLYSVKTLHERLEANAHPIQLPIGAEDEFHAIIDLVEMNATFYKEGDDGSNAEVKEIPEEYKAQAEEYHEKLIEAVAELDEDLMEKYFAGEEITKEELKAAIRKATLSVEFYPVTCGTAFKNKGVQLMLDAVIDYLPAPTDVAAIKGTSVDGEEEIVRHSSDEEPFSALAFKVMTDPYVGKLTFFRVYSGVLESGSYVQNSTKGKRERVGRILQMHANSRSEIEKVYAGDIAAAVGLKATTTGDTLCDESNLVILESMEFPEPVISLSVEPKSKADQDKMGQALQKLQEEDPTFRAHTDTETGQTIISGMGELHLDIIVDRMKREFHVEANVGAPQVSYRETFRTGAQVEGKFVRQSGGRGQYGHVWIEFEPNEEGKGFEFENAIVGGVVPREYIPAVEAGLRDSLQNGVLAGFPLIDIKAKLFDGSYHDVDSNEMAFKVAASMALKNAVSKCNPVLLEPIMKVEVVMPEEYLGDIMGNITSRRGRVEGMEARGNAQVVRAMVPLAEMFGYATTLRSATQGRGTFSMVFDHYEEVPKSIGEEIIKQNKGE; this is translated from the coding sequence ATGACTAGAGAGTTCTCCCTTGAGAATACTCGTAATATTGGAATCATGGCTCACATTGATGCTGGTAAAACAACAACAACTGAGCGTATCCTTTATTACACTGGTAAGATTCATAAAATCGGTGAAACTCACGAAGGTGCTTCTCAAATGGACTGGATGGAGCAAGAACAAGAACGTGGTATCACTATCACTTCTGCTGCTACAACAGCTCAATGGAAAGGTCACCGAGTTAACATCATTGACACACCAGGACACGTAGACTTCACTGTTGAAGTTGAACGTTCTCTTCGTGTACTTGATGGTGCTGTGACTGTTCTTGATGCACAATCAGGAGTAGAACCACAAACTGAAACAGTATGGCGTCAAGCTACAACTTACGGCGTACCACGTATTGTATTCATCAACAAAATGGATAAAATCGGTGCTGACTTCTTATATTCTGTAAAAACATTACATGAACGTCTAGAAGCTAATGCTCATCCAATCCAATTACCAATCGGTGCAGAAGATGAATTCCATGCAATCATTGACCTTGTAGAAATGAACGCTACTTTCTACAAAGAAGGCGATGATGGTTCAAATGCAGAAGTTAAAGAAATTCCAGAAGAATATAAAGCACAAGCTGAAGAATATCATGAAAAATTGATTGAAGCTGTAGCTGAACTTGATGAAGATTTAATGGAAAAATACTTCGCTGGTGAAGAAATCACTAAAGAAGAACTTAAAGCTGCTATTCGTAAAGCAACTTTGAGCGTTGAATTCTACCCTGTAACTTGTGGTACTGCATTCAAAAACAAAGGTGTTCAATTAATGCTTGATGCAGTAATTGATTACCTTCCAGCTCCAACAGACGTTGCTGCTATTAAAGGTACTTCTGTTGATGGCGAAGAAGAAATCGTACGTCACTCATCTGATGAAGAACCATTCTCAGCATTAGCATTCAAAGTTATGACTGACCCTTATGTTGGTAAATTAACTTTCTTCCGTGTGTACTCAGGTGTTCTTGAATCAGGTTCATACGTACAAAACTCTACAAAAGGTAAACGTGAACGCGTAGGTCGTATCCTACAAATGCACGCTAATTCTCGTTCAGAAATTGAAAAAGTATATGCTGGGGACATTGCAGCTGCTGTAGGTCTTAAAGCTACTACTACTGGTGATACTCTATGTGACGAAAGTAACCTAGTTATTCTTGAATCAATGGAATTCCCTGAACCAGTTATTTCTCTTTCTGTAGAACCAAAATCTAAAGCTGACCAAGATAAAATGGGACAAGCTTTACAAAAACTACAAGAAGAAGACCCAACTTTCCGTGCTCACACTGACACAGAAACTGGCCAAACAATCATCTCTGGTATGGGTGAACTTCACCTTGATATTATCGTTGACCGTATGAAACGTGAGTTCCACGTTGAAGCTAACGTAGGTGCTCCTCAAGTATCTTACCGTGAAACTTTCCGTACTGGTGCTCAAGTTGAAGGTAAATTTGTACGTCAATCAGGTGGTCGTGGTCAATACGGTCACGTTTGGATCGAGTTTGAACCAAACGAAGAAGGTAAAGGTTTCGAATTCGAAAATGCTATCGTTGGTGGTGTAGTTCCTCGTGAATACATTCCAGCTGTAGAAGCAGGTCTTCGTGATTCTTTACAAAATGGTGTCCTTGCTGGATTCCCATTAATCGATATTAAAGCGAAATTATTCGATGGTTCTTACCATGATGTCGATTCAAACGAAATGGCATTCAAAGTTGCTGCTTCAATGGCTCTTAAAAACGCGGTTTCTAAATGTAACCCAGTTCTATTAGAACCAATTATGAAAGTAGAAGTTGTAATGCCAGAAGAATACCTTGGTGATATCATGGGTAACATTACTTCTCGCCGTGGTCGCGTAGAAGGTATGGAAGCTCGCGGTAATGCTCAAGTTGTTCGTGCAATGGTTCCACTTGCTGAGATGTTTGGTTATGCAACAACTTTACGTTCAGCTACACAAGGTCGCGGTACATTCTCAATGGTATTTGACCATTATGAAGAAGTTCCAAAATCTATCGGTGAAGAAATCATTAAACAAAACAAAGGTGAATAA
- the rpsL gene encoding 30S ribosomal protein S12 codes for MPTINQLVRKPRQSKSKKSKSPALNKSYNSFAKSLTDVNSPQKRGVCTRVGTMTPKKPNSALRKYARVRLTNQIEVNAYIPGEGHNLQEHSVVLIRGGRVKDLPGVRYHVVRGALDTAAVNGRMQSRSLYGAKKPKEKK; via the coding sequence ATGCCTACAATTAACCAATTAGTACGTAAGCCTCGTCAATCCAAAAGTAAAAAATCAAAATCACCAGCGTTAAACAAAAGTTACAACAGCTTTGCAAAATCATTGACTGATGTTAACTCTCCACAAAAACGTGGTGTTTGTACACGTGTTGGTACAATGACTCCTAAAAAACCAAACTCAGCGTTACGTAAATACGCTCGTGTACGTTTAACAAACCAAATCGAGGTTAATGCTTACATTCCTGGTGAAGGCCATAACCTACAAGAACACAGTGTTGTTCTTATTCGTGGCGGTCGTGTAAAAGACTTACCAGGGGTACGTTATCACGTTGTACGTGGTGCATTAGATACAGCTGCAGTAAACGGCCGTATGCAATCTCGTTCTCTATATGGTGCTAAAAAACCTAAAGAAAAAAAATAA
- a CDS encoding ribosomal L7Ae/L30e/S12e/Gadd45 family protein yields the protein MGIKQIVTVLQTVHVTKVFVALNADVRITTHAVHLAQENGIPVVFVDSKRKLG from the coding sequence ATTGGTATTAAACAAATAGTTACAGTATTACAAACTGTTCATGTAACCAAAGTTTTCGTTGCTCTAAATGCAGACGTTCGAATTACCACGCATGCGGTGCATTTAGCACAAGAAAATGGTATTCCCGTTGTATTTGTAGACTCGAAGAGAAAACTTGGTTAA
- a CDS encoding class I SAM-dependent methyltransferase — protein sequence MSEHYYSKKPLVESKPRRWNFTLRGFSFVFETDAGVFSKSEVDFGSRVLIDSFEMPEVAGCILDVGCGYGPIGLSIAKSYPNRIIQMMDVNERAVNLAKKNAELNGVQNVRIYESDALSSVHEEQVAVVLTNPPIRAGKSTIFRFYDEAFEKLVDSGELWIVIQKKQGAPSTVEHLELKFSKVEIVEKKKGYWIIKAIK from the coding sequence TTGTCAGAACATTATTATTCAAAAAAACCTCTAGTTGAAAGTAAACCTCGCAGATGGAATTTTACACTTCGAGGATTTTCATTTGTATTTGAAACGGATGCAGGGGTTTTTAGTAAAAGCGAAGTAGATTTTGGCTCCCGTGTATTAATTGATAGTTTTGAAATGCCAGAAGTTGCAGGGTGTATTTTGGATGTAGGTTGTGGATATGGACCAATTGGTTTATCAATTGCAAAAAGCTATCCAAATCGTATAATTCAAATGATGGATGTTAATGAGCGAGCGGTCAATCTAGCAAAGAAAAACGCTGAATTGAACGGGGTTCAAAATGTGCGAATTTATGAGAGTGATGCACTTTCATCTGTTCATGAAGAACAAGTCGCTGTTGTTTTGACAAATCCTCCGATTCGCGCAGGCAAAAGTACGATTTTCAGATTCTATGATGAAGCATTTGAGAAGTTAGTTGATTCAGGAGAATTATGGATTGTTATTCAGAAGAAGCAGGGAGCACCGTCTACTGTGGAACATTTGGAATTAAAATTTTCTAAAGTGGAAATAGTAGAAAAGAAAAAAGGATATTGGATTATCAAAGCAATAAAATAA
- the rpsG gene encoding 30S ribosomal protein S7, translated as MPRKGPVSKRDVLPDPIYNSKLVTRLINKMMVDGKRGTSQKILYGAFELVKERSGKDPLEVFDAALNNVMPVLEVRARRVGGANYQVPVEVRPERRTTLGLRYLVNYSRLRGEKTMEERLANEILDASNNTGASVKKREDMHKMAEANKAFAHYRW; from the coding sequence ATGCCTCGTAAAGGTCCTGTTTCCAAACGTGACGTGTTACCAGATCCAATTTATAATTCAAAACTAGTAACTCGTTTAATCAATAAAATGATGGTAGATGGTAAAAGAGGTACTTCTCAAAAAATCTTATACGGAGCTTTCGAATTAGTGAAAGAACGCTCAGGTAAAGATCCACTAGAAGTATTCGATGCTGCATTAAACAATGTAATGCCAGTTCTTGAAGTACGTGCTCGCCGTGTAGGTGGTGCTAACTATCAAGTGCCAGTTGAAGTACGCCCAGAACGTCGTACAACTCTTGGTCTTCGTTACCTAGTAAACTACTCTCGTCTTCGTGGCGAAAAAACAATGGAAGAACGTCTAGCTAACGAAATTCTAGATGCTTCTAACAACACTGGTGCATCAGTTAAAAAACGTGAAGATATGCACAAAATGGCAGAAGCGAACAAAGCATTCGCTCACTACCGTTGGTAA
- the rpoB gene encoding DNA-directed RNA polymerase subunit beta, with amino-acid sequence MTGQLVQYGQHRQRRSFARIKEVLELPNLIEIQTASNEWFLEEGLREMFRDISPIEDFTGNLSLEFVDYSLGEPKYDVDECKQRDVTYAAPLRVKVRLLNKETEEVKEQEVFMGDFPLMTETGTFIINGAERVIVSQLVRSPSVYYHDKTDKNGKKGFGATVIPNRGAWLEYETDAKDVVYVRIDRTRKLPITVLLRALGFASDQEIIELIGDNEFLRNTLEKDNTDSTEKALLEIYERLRPGEPPTVESAKNLLYSRFFDPKRYDLANVGRYKMNKKLHIKNRLFNQTIAETLADPETGEILVEAGTLIDRRVLDRLIPYLEKGIGFKTISKVGGVLEGDIQIQEIKIYAPNDESQKEIKVISNAYVEEEVKHITPADVVASVSYFFNLLYGVGDTDDIDHLGNRRLRSVGELLQNQFRIGLSRMERVVRERMSINDTASIVPQQLINIRPVIAAIKEFFGSSQLSQFMDQTNPLAELTHKRRLSALGPGGLTRERAGFEVRDVHYSHYGRMCPIETPEGPNIGLINSLSSYAKVNKFGFIETPYRRVDPETGRLTDHIDYLTADEEDNYVVAQANSPLNPDGSFAEEEVVGRFRGDNSVFKRETVDYMDVSPKQVVSAATACIPFLENDDSNRALMGANMQRQAVPLLNPEAPFVGTGMEHVDARDSGAAVVAKYAGIVEHVEARSIHVRRIEEIDGKEVKGDLTKYKLQKFVRSNQGTSYNQRPLVKVGERVQPRDILADGPSMERGELALGRNVVVAFMTWNGYNYEDAVIMNERLVKNDVYTSVHIEEYESEARDTKLGPEEITRDIPNVGEEALRNLDERGIIRIGAEVHDGDILVGKVTPKGVTELTAEERLLHAIFGEKAREVRDTSLRVPHGAGGIVLDVKVFNREDGDELSPGVNQMVRVYIVEKRKIRVGDKMAGRHGNKGVISRILPEEDMPFLPDGTPVDIMLNPLGVPSRMNIGQVLELHLGMAARYLGIHMATPVFDGASDEDVWKTMEEAGMNRDGKTTLYDGRTGEPFDNRVSVGVMYMIKLAHMVDDKLHARSTGPYSLVTQQPLGGKAQFGGQRFGEMEVWALEAYGSAYTLQEILTVKSDDVVGRVKTYEAIVKGESVPEPGVPESFKVLIKELQSLGLDVKMLTIDDEEIELRDSEDDDDLQPNDSFNITSNADEEASVGSPE; translated from the coding sequence TTGACAGGTCAACTAGTTCAGTACGGACAACACCGCCAGCGTAGAAGCTTTGCGCGTATTAAAGAGGTGCTGGAACTTCCGAATCTTATTGAGATTCAAACCGCATCTAACGAGTGGTTTCTTGAAGAAGGTTTACGTGAAATGTTCCGTGACATTTCACCAATTGAAGACTTTACAGGAAATCTATCACTAGAATTCGTCGACTACAGTCTCGGAGAACCGAAATATGATGTCGATGAATGTAAACAACGTGACGTGACTTATGCAGCACCGTTGCGCGTAAAAGTACGTTTGCTTAACAAGGAAACAGAAGAAGTGAAAGAACAAGAAGTATTCATGGGTGACTTCCCACTCATGACAGAAACTGGTACTTTCATCATTAACGGCGCAGAACGCGTTATTGTTTCACAATTAGTTAGATCACCAAGTGTATACTATCACGATAAAACAGATAAAAACGGCAAGAAAGGTTTTGGCGCTACAGTTATTCCTAACCGTGGTGCATGGCTTGAATACGAAACAGATGCAAAAGATGTTGTCTATGTTCGTATTGACCGTACACGTAAATTACCAATCACTGTACTTTTACGTGCACTAGGTTTCGCGTCTGACCAAGAAATCATCGAGTTAATCGGTGATAATGAGTTCTTACGTAACACATTGGAAAAAGACAACACTGATAGCACAGAAAAAGCACTATTAGAAATCTATGAACGTCTACGCCCTGGTGAACCACCAACAGTAGAAAGTGCAAAAAATCTGTTATATTCACGTTTCTTCGATCCAAAACGTTATGATTTAGCAAACGTTGGTCGTTACAAAATGAACAAAAAACTTCACATTAAAAACCGTCTATTCAATCAAACAATTGCTGAAACATTAGCAGATCCTGAAACAGGCGAAATTTTAGTTGAAGCTGGAACATTGATTGATCGTCGAGTACTAGACCGTTTAATTCCATATTTAGAAAAAGGTATTGGTTTCAAAACTATTTCTAAAGTTGGTGGCGTTCTAGAAGGCGATATTCAAATTCAAGAAATTAAAATCTATGCTCCAAATGATGAATCACAAAAAGAAATTAAAGTAATCAGTAACGCTTATGTTGAAGAAGAAGTGAAACATATCACTCCTGCAGACGTAGTAGCTTCTGTATCTTATTTCTTTAACTTACTATATGGAGTTGGTGACACAGACGATATCGACCACTTAGGTAACCGTCGTCTACGTTCTGTAGGTGAACTTCTACAAAATCAATTCCGTATCGGTCTTTCTCGTATGGAACGTGTAGTACGTGAACGTATGTCTATTAACGACACAGCGTCTATTGTGCCACAACAATTAATTAATATTCGTCCTGTAATTGCAGCTATTAAAGAATTCTTCGGTAGCTCTCAATTATCACAATTCATGGACCAAACAAACCCATTAGCGGAACTAACTCACAAACGTCGTCTATCAGCACTAGGACCTGGTGGTTTAACTCGTGAACGTGCTGGTTTCGAAGTACGTGACGTTCACTATTCTCACTATGGTCGTATGTGTCCGATTGAAACGCCTGAAGGTCCTAACATCGGTTTGATTAACTCACTTTCAAGTTATGCGAAAGTGAACAAATTTGGTTTTATCGAAACACCATACCGCCGTGTTGATCCTGAAACAGGTCGTTTAACTGACCATATCGATTATTTAACTGCAGACGAAGAAGATAACTATGTAGTTGCTCAAGCAAACTCTCCATTAAATCCTGATGGTTCATTTGCTGAAGAAGAAGTTGTTGGTCGTTTCCGTGGAGACAACTCTGTATTCAAACGTGAAACAGTTGACTACATGGATGTATCACCAAAACAAGTAGTATCTGCAGCGACAGCATGTATTCCATTCTTAGAAAACGATGACTCTAACCGTGCTCTAATGGGTGCCAACATGCAACGTCAAGCTGTTCCTTTGTTAAACCCAGAAGCTCCATTCGTTGGTACTGGTATGGAACACGTAGATGCTCGTGACTCAGGTGCAGCAGTAGTTGCAAAATATGCAGGTATTGTTGAACATGTAGAAGCACGTTCAATCCACGTACGCCGTATCGAAGAAATCGATGGAAAAGAAGTAAAAGGCGATTTAACAAAATATAAATTACAAAAATTTGTACGTTCTAACCAAGGTACAAGTTACAACCAACGACCATTAGTGAAAGTTGGCGAACGTGTTCAACCTCGTGATATTCTTGCTGATGGTCCTTCAATGGAACGCGGAGAATTAGCACTTGGTCGTAACGTAGTCGTAGCATTCATGACTTGGAATGGTTATAACTATGAAGATGCCGTAATCATGAATGAACGTCTTGTTAAAAATGACGTTTATACTTCTGTTCATATCGAAGAATACGAATCAGAGGCTCGTGATACGAAACTCGGACCTGAAGAAATCACACGTGATATTCCTAATGTTGGAGAAGAAGCATTACGTAACCTTGATGAACGTGGTATTATCCGTATTGGTGCTGAAGTACATGATGGAGATATCTTAGTTGGTAAAGTAACGCCTAAAGGTGTAACTGAATTGACTGCTGAAGAACGTTTATTACATGCAATCTTCGGTGAAAAGGCTCGTGAAGTTCGTGATACTTCACTACGTGTTCCACACGGTGCTGGTGGTATCGTCCTAGATGTCAAAGTCTTCAACCGTGAAGATGGAGATGAATTATCTCCAGGTGTTAACCAAATGGTTCGTGTCTACATTGTTGAAAAACGTAAAATTCGTGTTGGGGACAAAATGGCCGGTCGTCATGGTAACAAAGGGGTAATTTCACGTATCTTACCTGAAGAAGATATGCCATTCCTTCCAGATGGTACTCCAGTTGATATCATGTTAAATCCATTAGGTGTACCATCTCGTATGAACATCGGACAAGTATTAGAGTTACACTTAGGTATGGCTGCTCGTTACTTAGGTATTCACATGGCAACACCAGTATTCGATGGTGCATCTGATGAAGATGTATGGAAAACAATGGAAGAAGCCGGCATGAATCGTGACGGTAAAACAACACTTTATGATGGTCGTACAGGTGAACCGTTTGATAACCGTGTATCAGTTGGGGTTATGTATATGATCAAACTTGCTCACATGGTTGATGATAAACTTCACGCTCGTTCAACAGGTCCTTACTCACTCGTTACGCAACAACCTCTTGGAGGTAAAGCGCAATTCGGTGGACAACGTTTTGGTGAAATGGAAGTTTGGGCACTTGAAGCATATGGTTCTGCATATACGCTACAAGAAATCTTAACTGTTAAATCCGATGACGTTGTAGGTCGTGTGAAAACTTACGAAGCTATTGTAAAAGGTGAAAGCGTTCCTGAACCAGGCGTTCCTGAATCTTTCAAAGTATTAATTAAAGAACTTCAATCTTTAGGATTAGATGTGAAAATGCTAACAATCGATGATGAAGAAATTGAATTACGTGATAGTGAAGATGATGATGATCTTCAACCTAATGATTCATTCAATATCACTTCAAACGCCGATGAAGAAGCATCAGTAGGATCTCCTGAATAA